One segment of Neisseria mucosa DNA contains the following:
- a CDS encoding TraB/GumN family protein codes for MKKLLACLLVPLTALALGACKPAATSTDNKPAELNWQQPKLTSNVWKISKEGQPDSYLLGTIHMGQTNQTLSSDALKLLQSTDQLTTEVNALPDSSPETKKMYQKYFKEVMSTEPLSRKLGKTDFRLLQEIYSQNEESRPIAQIADKLHPWAAFIFAGSTFPQEYSSETGADMLLTNAAVGINKPRGSLESLNDVTAIFKAQPEETMLNFLKASIKTNKEETEDVKKLHQAYSDGRFEELIPLLEETEQRTLKRVDAKYAKAMSDWLKNDLLIRRNQAWLPEIRKQSAKQSTLFAVGIAHLPSEKGLIELLRQEGYQVTPEPKVLIWQ; via the coding sequence ATGAAAAAACTACTCGCCTGCCTGCTTGTTCCATTGACCGCCCTTGCCTTGGGTGCCTGCAAACCCGCCGCAACTTCAACCGACAACAAACCTGCCGAACTTAACTGGCAGCAGCCTAAACTGACCAGCAATGTTTGGAAAATCAGCAAAGAAGGCCAACCCGATTCCTATCTGCTCGGCACCATCCACATGGGGCAAACCAATCAAACCTTGTCTTCCGATGCCCTCAAACTATTACAATCCACCGACCAACTGACCACAGAAGTTAACGCATTGCCGGACAGCAGTCCGGAAACAAAAAAAATGTATCAAAAATACTTCAAAGAAGTCATGAGTACCGAACCGCTCAGCCGCAAGCTTGGCAAAACAGATTTCCGTCTTTTACAAGAAATCTATTCACAAAATGAAGAAAGCCGACCCATCGCCCAAATTGCCGACAAACTCCATCCGTGGGCGGCATTCATTTTTGCCGGCAGTACATTTCCCCAAGAGTATAGCTCAGAAACCGGTGCAGATATGTTGCTGACCAACGCGGCAGTCGGCATCAATAAGCCGCGTGGTTCATTAGAAAGCTTGAACGATGTTACCGCGATCTTCAAAGCCCAGCCTGAAGAAACCATGCTCAACTTTCTGAAAGCCAGTATTAAAACCAATAAAGAAGAAACCGAAGATGTCAAAAAACTCCATCAAGCCTATTCAGACGGCCGCTTTGAAGAACTGATCCCACTTTTGGAAGAAACCGAACAACGCACCCTCAAACGTGTTGATGCCAAATACGCCAAAGCCATGTCCGATTGGCTGAAAAACGACCTCCTGATCCGTCGCAACCAGGCATGGTTGCCTGAAATCCGCAAGCAATCCGCCAAACAAAGTACCCTCTTTGCCGTCGGCATTGCCCATTTACCCAGCGAAAAAGGCTTAATCGAATTGCTACGTCAAGAAGGCTATCAAGTAACCCCCGAACCCAAAGTCCTGATTTGGCAATAA
- a CDS encoding DciA family protein, with protein sequence MDLAQLGKRDHLLAGLLQQSQQWRKLDTKIKTVLPANLHPHFQTACVEDGRLVLLAANNMAASRLKMILPAMLPKLQTLHAGVREVVVRVVPKPPAQPKTNSLRLSEAALDSFDEAAAKLEGKHPELAAALAELVRKHSR encoded by the coding sequence ATGGATTTAGCACAATTAGGCAAGCGCGATCATTTATTGGCGGGCTTGTTGCAACAATCGCAACAATGGCGGAAATTGGATACAAAAATCAAAACGGTTTTGCCGGCCAACCTGCATCCGCATTTTCAGACGGCCTGCGTAGAAGACGGAAGATTGGTCTTGCTTGCCGCCAACAATATGGCTGCTTCGCGTTTAAAAATGATCCTGCCCGCCATGCTGCCCAAGTTGCAAACATTGCATGCAGGCGTGAGGGAAGTGGTGGTCAGGGTAGTCCCCAAGCCTCCGGCTCAGCCGAAAACCAATAGTTTGCGATTGAGCGAGGCAGCTTTAGACAGTTTCGATGAGGCGGCAGCCAAATTGGAAGGCAAACATCCCGAATTGGCGGCGGCATTGGCAGAATTGGTACGCAAGCACAGCCGCTAA
- a CDS encoding methylated-DNA--[protein]-cysteine S-methyltransferase produces the protein MITLPSLNELPSKWNEIRERLETDFSTDLETLLHERLTEHEAKQLEQDFIDSIGCAPEEYVRTRRTIGLLETRYPDSPNELTVAAVATPLGEMLAVFGGKGLCLLEFVGQKQLGQEITAVQKALHGQFIFQENEQTQLLHQELDLYFQGRLKAFATPLEMIGTAFQQQVWNALLTIPYGETRSYKEQAQQLGNPKAIRAVAAANGQNKVSILIPCHRVIGSDGKLTGYAGGLNRKQSLLALERGEVQTALF, from the coding sequence ATGATTACTCTGCCTTCTTTAAACGAGCTTCCATCAAAGTGGAATGAAATCCGCGAGCGGCTGGAAACCGATTTTTCCACAGACCTCGAAACCTTGTTACACGAGCGTCTTACGGAACATGAAGCCAAGCAGCTTGAGCAGGATTTTATCGACAGTATCGGTTGCGCCCCTGAAGAATATGTCCGTACCCGCCGAACCATCGGACTGTTGGAAACGCGTTATCCGGATAGTCCGAACGAACTGACTGTTGCCGCAGTTGCCACGCCGTTGGGCGAGATGTTGGCGGTGTTCGGTGGCAAGGGTTTGTGTCTGCTGGAATTTGTCGGTCAGAAACAGCTAGGGCAGGAAATCACGGCTGTCCAAAAAGCTTTGCACGGACAGTTTATTTTCCAAGAAAATGAGCAAACGCAACTTTTGCACCAAGAATTGGATTTATACTTCCAAGGCCGTCTGAAAGCTTTTGCGACGCCTTTGGAAATGATAGGCACGGCCTTTCAGCAGCAGGTATGGAATGCGTTGCTGACTATTCCTTACGGCGAAACGCGCAGCTACAAGGAGCAGGCGCAACAGTTGGGCAATCCTAAGGCTATTCGCGCCGTTGCCGCTGCAAACGGGCAGAACAAGGTGTCCATCCTGATTCCCTGCCACCGTGTTATCGGTAGTGACGGCAAACTGACCGGCTACGCAGGCGGTTTGAACCGCAAACAATCGTTGCTTGCGTTGGAGCGAGGCGAGGTTCAGACGGCCTTGTTTTGA
- the azu gene encoding azurin, whose product MKAYLALISAAVIGLAACSQEAAKPAEAPAASAASEAAPAETTAPADAAPASEAAPADAAAAPAAGNCATTVEANDAMQFNTKEIQVSKACKEFTITLKHTGTQPKESMGHNIVIGKAEDMDGIFKDGAGAAATDYVKPDDARVVAHTKLVGGGEEASLTLDPAKLAGGEYKFACTFPGHGALMNGKVTLVD is encoded by the coding sequence ATGAAAGCTTATCTGGCTCTGATTTCCGCTGCCGTTATCGGCTTGGCTGCATGCTCTCAAGAAGCTGCAAAACCTGCTGAAGCACCTGCTGCTTCCGCTGCTTCTGAAGCTGCTCCTGCAGAAACTACTGCACCTGCCGATGCCGCTCCTGCCTCTGAAGCTGCTCCGGCCGATGCTGCCGCCGCTCCTGCTGCCGGCAACTGCGCAACTACTGTTGAAGCCAACGACGCTATGCAGTTTAACACTAAAGAAATCCAAGTAAGCAAAGCTTGTAAAGAATTCACCATCACTTTGAAACACACCGGTACCCAACCTAAAGAAAGCATGGGTCACAACATCGTCATCGGTAAAGCCGAAGACATGGACGGTATTTTCAAAGATGGTGCCGGTGCTGCTGCAACTGACTACGTTAAACCTGACGACGCACGCGTTGTTGCCCACACCAAACTGGTTGGCGGCGGCGAAGAAGCTTCTCTGACTCTGGATCCTGCTAAATTGGCCGGCGGCGAATACAAATTCGCTTGTACCTTCCCAGGTCACGGTGCTTTGATGAACGGTAAAGTTACTTTGGTTGACTAA
- a CDS encoding DUF1289 domain-containing protein — protein MDQPDFFPIPSPCIGVCEANAKGYCKGCLRSREERLYWHQMTDSQKHQVMHLLALRKTKIRNRKTEKPDTGEQPVQNLLDF, from the coding sequence ATGGATCAACCCGATTTCTTCCCCATTCCCAGCCCCTGTATCGGCGTTTGCGAAGCCAATGCCAAAGGCTATTGCAAAGGCTGCCTGCGCAGCCGGGAAGAGCGCTTGTACTGGCACCAGATGACCGACAGCCAAAAACATCAAGTCATGCACCTCCTAGCCCTCAGAAAAACCAAAATCCGCAACCGCAAAACAGAAAAGCCCGACACGGGCGAACAACCGGTTCAAAACCTGCTCGATTTCTAA
- a CDS encoding glucose-6-phosphate 1-dehydrogenase family protein — MLTPKSCDLFNIPFFQFSQLKKYQPESIPQIKADYKENWQVWQQLIQQVAAELGAPFAPPHIERWCNGWQVRAHFFAYFKYEQYKNSAAILSILLNRRRLSVSLDWHCYKADVSPIALPDYNRWLDNFDTEKYASFDMWHGAESEYDDYRTVAQQSDGDRKLRDDKDFFCIGKHIERDDLGKQDVAKWIVETVEELLPLYEACHGK, encoded by the coding sequence ATGCTGACCCCAAAAAGTTGCGATTTGTTCAATATTCCCTTTTTCCAATTTTCCCAGCTTAAAAAATATCAGCCTGAAAGCATTCCGCAAATCAAGGCCGACTATAAAGAAAACTGGCAAGTATGGCAGCAGCTGATCCAGCAGGTTGCCGCCGAATTGGGTGCACCGTTTGCGCCGCCGCATATCGAACGCTGGTGTAACGGCTGGCAGGTCCGCGCCCATTTCTTTGCCTATTTCAAATACGAACAATATAAAAATTCCGCAGCAATTTTATCGATTTTGCTCAACCGCCGCCGTTTGAGCGTCAGCTTGGATTGGCACTGCTATAAAGCCGATGTTTCCCCCATTGCGCTGCCCGATTACAACCGCTGGCTGGATAATTTTGATACCGAAAAATACGCTTCATTCGATATGTGGCACGGTGCGGAAAGCGAATATGACGATTATCGTACCGTCGCCCAACAAAGCGACGGCGATAGAAAGCTTCGAGACGACAAAGATTTCTTCTGTATCGGCAAACACATCGAACGCGATGATTTGGGCAAGCAGGATGTTGCGAAATGGATAGTGGAAACAGTGGAAGAATTACTGCCGCTTTATGAAGCTTGCCATGGAAAATAA
- the dapE gene encoding succinyl-diaminopimelate desuccinylase, whose amino-acid sequence MTETQSLELAKALISRPSVTPDDQNCQQLLAERLQKIGFAVEELHFGDTKNVWLRRGTQAPVFCFAGHTDVVPTGPVEKWDSPPFEPTEREGRLYGRGAADMKTSIACFVTACERFVAEHPDHQGSIALLITSDEEGDALDGTTKVVDVLKARGELIDYCIVGEPTAVDKLGDMLKNGRRGSLSGNLTVKGKQGHIAYPHLAINPVHTFAPALLELTQEVWDEGNEYFPPTSFQISNINGGTGATNVIPGELNVKFNFRFSTESTEEGLKQRVHTILDKHGVQYDLQWSCSGQPFLTHAGKLTDVAREAIAEICGVEAELSTTGGTSDGRFIKAIAKELIELGPSNATIHQINENVRLEDIPKLSAVYEGMLKRLLK is encoded by the coding sequence ATGACCGAAACCCAATCCCTAGAACTCGCCAAAGCATTGATTTCCCGCCCGTCCGTTACGCCGGATGACCAAAATTGCCAACAACTGCTGGCCGAACGCCTGCAAAAAATCGGTTTTGCCGTAGAAGAGCTTCATTTTGGCGACACCAAAAATGTTTGGTTGCGCCGCGGTACACAGGCTCCGGTGTTCTGCTTTGCCGGACATACCGACGTCGTGCCGACAGGCCCTGTTGAAAAATGGGATTCGCCACCGTTTGAACCGACCGAGCGTGAAGGCCGTCTGTATGGTCGCGGTGCAGCGGATATGAAAACCAGCATTGCCTGTTTCGTTACCGCCTGCGAGCGTTTCGTTGCCGAACATCCCGATCATCAAGGCAGCATCGCACTCCTGATTACTTCGGACGAAGAGGGCGATGCGCTGGACGGCACGACCAAAGTCGTCGATGTGTTGAAAGCGCGCGGCGAGTTGATTGATTACTGTATCGTCGGCGAACCGACTGCCGTGGATAAATTGGGTGATATGTTGAAAAACGGCCGCCGCGGCTCGTTGTCGGGCAACCTGACCGTCAAAGGCAAGCAAGGCCATATTGCCTATCCGCATTTGGCCATCAACCCCGTGCATACTTTTGCCCCAGCCTTGTTAGAGCTGACACAGGAAGTCTGGGACGAGGGCAACGAATACTTTCCGCCGACCAGTTTCCAAATTTCCAATATCAACGGCGGCACAGGCGCGACCAATGTGATTCCGGGCGAGCTGAACGTCAAATTCAATTTCCGTTTTTCTACCGAGTCCACCGAAGAAGGTCTGAAACAACGCGTCCACACCATTTTGGACAAACACGGCGTGCAATACGATTTGCAGTGGTCTTGTTCAGGCCAACCGTTCCTAACCCACGCGGGCAAACTGACCGACGTGGCACGCGAAGCCATTGCCGAGATTTGTGGCGTTGAGGCCGAATTGTCCACTACCGGCGGCACTTCGGACGGACGCTTCATCAAAGCCATTGCCAAAGAACTCATCGAATTAGGCCCATCTAACGCGACCATCCACCAAATCAACGAAAACGTACGTTTGGAAGATATTCCGAAGCTGTCGGCGGTGTATGAGGGTATGTTGAAACGCTTGTTGAAGTGA
- the fnr gene encoding fumarate/nitrate reduction transcriptional regulator Fnr has product MATHNATHQMKTLCSTCSLRELCLPVGLMPNEFLQLDAVIRQSRRLKKGEYLFRAGEPFTSLFAIRAGFFKTTVASQDGRDQVTGFFMSGELIGMDGICSHIHSCDAVALEDSEVCELPFTHIEELGQDIPSLRSHFFRLMSREIVRDQGVMLLLGNMRAEERLAAFLLNLSQRLYSRGFAANDFILRMSREEIGSYLGLKLETVSRTLSKFHHEGLISVEHKHIKILDATTLKKMVSGCSHAI; this is encoded by the coding sequence ATGGCTACACACAATGCAACACATCAAATGAAAACCTTGTGTTCCACATGTTCTTTACGCGAACTGTGTTTGCCTGTTGGACTAATGCCTAACGAATTTTTACAATTGGATGCGGTGATCCGTCAAAGCCGCCGTCTGAAAAAAGGCGAGTACTTATTTCGTGCCGGCGAGCCGTTTACCTCTTTATTTGCCATCCGTGCAGGCTTCTTTAAGACAACAGTCGCCAGCCAAGACGGACGGGATCAGGTAACCGGCTTTTTTATGTCGGGCGAGCTGATCGGGATGGATGGGATTTGCTCCCATATTCATAGTTGTGATGCTGTGGCTTTGGAAGATAGCGAGGTATGCGAGCTTCCGTTTACACACATTGAAGAACTTGGTCAGGATATTCCCAGTCTGCGCTCTCACTTTTTCCGCTTGATGAGCCGTGAAATTGTCCGAGATCAGGGCGTGATGTTGCTTTTGGGCAATATGCGCGCCGAAGAGCGCTTGGCCGCATTTTTGCTTAACTTGTCTCAGCGTCTCTATTCACGAGGTTTTGCCGCCAACGATTTTATCCTGCGAATGTCGCGTGAGGAAATCGGCAGCTATTTAGGGCTGAAGCTGGAAACGGTCAGCCGCACCTTATCCAAATTCCATCACGAAGGCTTGATTTCGGTTGAACACAAGCACATCAAAATCCTAGATGCGACGACTTTGAAGAAAATGGTTTCCGGTTGTTCGCACGCTATCTGA
- a CDS encoding hemerythrin domain-containing protein: MNPFETKSVTFAEPIEMLYACHGKVRRFCSQVAMLSDYITENGCNQIVLQTIHQIAQYFNVAAPLHHEDEEENFFPLLLQYAPQAQESVDELLRQHISLHNNWAAVSAEFAKLEADNAYVPDAEAFKRFVAGYDVHLAIEEPLFDMGKTFIPKEKLTEIGEIMAARRRK, translated from the coding sequence ATGAATCCGTTTGAAACCAAAAGCGTTACTTTTGCCGAACCCATTGAAATGCTGTACGCCTGTCATGGTAAAGTGCGCCGTTTCTGCAGCCAGGTTGCCATGTTGTCGGACTATATTACCGAAAACGGCTGCAATCAAATCGTTTTGCAAACCATCCACCAGATTGCCCAATATTTTAATGTTGCCGCGCCGTTGCACCATGAAGACGAAGAAGAAAATTTCTTCCCGCTTCTATTGCAATATGCGCCGCAAGCTCAAGAAAGCGTTGACGAGCTTTTGCGCCAACATATCAGCCTGCACAACAACTGGGCGGCGGTATCCGCTGAATTCGCCAAACTCGAAGCAGACAACGCCTATGTCCCCGATGCGGAAGCGTTCAAACGCTTTGTCGCAGGATATGATGTTCATCTGGCGATTGAAGAGCCGCTGTTTGATATGGGCAAAACCTTTATCCCCAAAGAAAAACTGACCGAAATCGGAGAAATTATGGCTGCACGCCGCCGCAAATAA
- the argF gene encoding ornithine carbamoyltransferase, producing the protein MSLKNRHFLKLLDFTPEEITAYLDLAAELKAAKKAGREVQRMQGKNIALIFEKTSTRTRCAFEVAARDQGAGVTYLEPSASQIGHKESIKDTARVLGRMFDGIEYRGFGQDVVEELAKYAGVPVFNGLTNEFHPTQMLADALTMREHSDKPLNQIAFAYVGDARYNMANSLLVLAAKLGMDVRIGAPKSLWPSENIIETVQAVAKETGGRILLTENVKEAVKGVDFIHTDVWVSMGEPKEAWQERIDLLKDYRVTPELMAAAENPQVKFMHCLPAFHNRETKVGEWIYETFGLNGVEVTEEVFESEASIVFDQAENRMHTIKAVMVAALGD; encoded by the coding sequence ATGAGCCTGAAAAACCGTCATTTTTTAAAACTTTTGGATTTCACACCCGAAGAAATTACTGCCTATCTCGACCTTGCCGCCGAATTGAAAGCCGCTAAAAAAGCAGGGCGCGAGGTGCAGCGGATGCAGGGAAAAAACATTGCCCTGATTTTTGAGAAAACATCGACCCGCACCCGTTGCGCGTTTGAAGTGGCCGCGCGCGACCAAGGTGCAGGGGTGACCTATCTGGAGCCTTCTGCCAGCCAAATCGGGCATAAGGAAAGCATTAAGGATACGGCGCGTGTTTTGGGGCGGATGTTTGACGGCATCGAATATCGCGGCTTTGGACAGGATGTGGTGGAAGAGCTGGCCAAGTATGCAGGCGTACCTGTGTTCAACGGTTTGACCAACGAGTTTCACCCGACTCAAATGCTCGCCGACGCGCTGACGATGCGCGAGCATAGCGACAAGCCTTTGAACCAAATTGCGTTTGCCTATGTCGGCGATGCGCGTTACAACATGGCCAATTCGTTGCTGGTGTTGGCTGCGAAACTGGGCATGGACGTGCGTATCGGTGCGCCGAAAAGTTTGTGGCCGTCTGAAAACATTATCGAGACGGTGCAGGCTGTTGCCAAAGAGACCGGCGGACGGATTTTGTTGACGGAGAATGTGAAAGAAGCCGTGAAAGGCGTGGATTTTATCCATACCGATGTGTGGGTCAGCATGGGCGAGCCTAAAGAGGCGTGGCAGGAACGTATCGATTTGCTGAAAGATTACCGAGTTACGCCCGAGTTGATGGCGGCGGCTGAAAATCCGCAAGTCAAGTTTATGCATTGCCTGCCTGCTTTCCATAATCGTGAAACCAAGGTCGGCGAATGGATTTATGAGACATTCGGCCTGAATGGTGTGGAAGTAACGGAAGAAGTCTTTGAAAGCGAAGCCAGCATCGTGTTTGATCAGGCAGAAAACCGGATGCACACGATTAAAGCGGTGATGGTAGCGGCATTGGGCGATTGA
- the hemN gene encoding oxygen-independent coproporphyrinogen III oxidase has product MKIIPISNNTNANNELPEFDRELIASLPSSGPRYTSYPTADRFHEGFKEAEYIQALNLRNMGALNKPLSLYIHIPFCNTICYYCGCNKIITKDKSRADAYIQYLEKEMELLAPHLGGRHQLAQLHFGGGTPTFLSDDQLERVFDMIRKYFQLIPNGEYSIEIDPRKVSRETVLKLGKLGFNRMSVGIQDFDPKVQAAVNRIQSYEETKEVIDAAREAGFKSVSVDLIYGLPHQNTESIKTTIDTVLSLNPDRLALYHYAHLPHIFKPQRRIDTNVVPGSEEKLDMLQYCVQTLTERGYVFIGMDHFAKPDDELSIALKEGFLQRNFQGYSTYADCDLVAIGVSSIGKIGSTYSQNERDIDAYYAALDAGHLPIMRGYQLNQDDILRRNIIQDLMCRFSLDYRIYESVFGIPFSRYFAVELEDMKQLETLGLVRLKPHGLTVTPKGRFLIRNIAMVFDYHLRHKETKAKYSQTV; this is encoded by the coding sequence ATGAAAATCATCCCCATCTCAAATAACACCAACGCAAACAATGAATTACCGGAATTCGACCGCGAATTGATTGCCAGTTTGCCATCAAGCGGTCCACGTTATACATCCTATCCGACCGCTGACCGCTTCCATGAAGGCTTTAAAGAAGCCGAATATATCCAAGCTTTAAACCTGCGCAACATGGGCGCGCTCAACAAACCCCTTTCACTCTACATCCACATTCCCTTCTGCAATACCATCTGCTACTACTGCGGCTGCAATAAAATCATTACCAAAGACAAAAGCCGTGCCGATGCCTATATCCAATATCTGGAAAAAGAAATGGAATTGCTGGCACCGCATTTGGGCGGAAGACACCAGCTCGCGCAACTCCACTTCGGCGGCGGCACGCCGACATTCCTAAGCGACGACCAACTCGAACGCGTCTTCGACATGATCCGCAAATACTTCCAGCTGATTCCCAACGGCGAATACTCCATCGAAATCGACCCGCGCAAAGTCAGCCGCGAAACCGTCCTCAAACTGGGCAAACTCGGCTTCAACCGCATGAGTGTCGGCATTCAAGACTTCGACCCTAAAGTGCAGGCAGCCGTCAATCGTATCCAAAGTTACGAAGAAACCAAAGAAGTCATCGATGCCGCCCGCGAAGCAGGGTTCAAATCTGTCAGCGTTGATTTGATTTACGGCCTGCCGCACCAAAACACCGAAAGCATCAAAACCACCATCGACACGGTCTTGTCCCTCAACCCCGACCGCCTCGCCCTCTACCACTACGCCCACCTGCCGCATATCTTCAAACCGCAACGCCGTATCGACACCAATGTCGTTCCCGGCAGCGAAGAAAAACTCGATATGCTGCAATATTGCGTCCAAACCCTGACTGAGCGCGGCTACGTCTTCATCGGGATGGACCACTTTGCCAAACCTGACGACGAGCTCTCCATCGCCCTCAAAGAAGGTTTCCTGCAACGAAATTTCCAAGGTTATTCCACCTATGCCGACTGCGACTTGGTAGCAATCGGCGTGTCCTCTATCGGCAAAATCGGCAGCACCTACTCCCAAAACGAGCGCGACATCGATGCCTATTACGCCGCACTCGACGCCGGACACCTGCCCATCATGCGCGGCTACCAGCTCAATCAAGACGACATTTTGCGCCGCAACATCATTCAGGATTTGATGTGCCGCTTCTCGCTCGACTATCGGATTTACGAAAGCGTGTTCGGCATTCCGTTTAGCCGTTATTTCGCGGTCGAACTGGAGGACATGAAACAACTGGAAACCCTCGGCCTGGTCCGCCTCAAACCGCACGGCCTGACCGTTACGCCGAAGGGACGTTTCCTGATCCGCAACATCGCCATGGTGTTCGATTATCATCTGCGCCATAAAGAAACCAAAGCCAAATACTCGCAAACCGTATAA